GTTTGTGGTAAACAATACGGAAAAATCGGTTTTTTCAAGACCTTCTTTAAAATCAATTGAATTAGGAAGGGAGTACATTGGATTTACACCATCCATGATCAAGGCTCCTACCCTACCTCCTTTCATATCAGAAATCAAACTTTCCAACATTTTAACGCTTCCTTGCCTTACATATCGAGGGGAATCCGGGTCAAAGGCTCTACTTCCCAACATTTTATTAATGGCCAAGGCAACTGTCTGAGCGTTGATATCATCTAAACCAGTCACAACAACGGCGCCAGACCCTGCTTTTCTAATTTCAGCAGCTAATTGGTCTACAATAGCATCATATTCTGAGGTATTACCTCCTACAGATGTACCGTTTAACTTACCATATAATTTTGCCAATACTACCTTTAGCGCAGTAGGCGTCAATGGAAATCTCTTGTCCGCATTGGCGCCGGTCAAGGACATATTCGCCTCCAATTGTACGTGCCTGGACATTTTTCCATTTTTCGGAACACGTCCTTTGGAATAACCTGAACTATATCCGCCACCTTGCCAATCCGCAAGAAAATCCGCACCAATAGATACAATTAAATCAGCTTTTTCAAAATCGTAATCGGCCAATGCACGTTCGCCATATGAACTCTCAAAGGCCGTTAAGGCAGCATCCTCAGAGATAGCGTCGTATGTTACATGCTCTACATTTTCATTTGCCGCCATCAACTCGCCCATCAACCTATTCGTGGATGGACTTGCGTACGTTTGCGTTAAAAAGACCGCTTTTTTGGAAGAACCACTTAGACTGCCCATTTTAGCCTTTACGGCCGCATCTAGGGCATCCCATTCAATTGGCTCACCATTTGCCATTGGCCCTTGCAACCTAGTACCGTCATACAATGACAATACAGAAGCCTGAACCCTAGCATTTGCACCTCCGCCCACTTTAGCCAAAGTATTATTTTCAACTTTAATAGGACGACCTTCACGCGTCTTAATAAGGACGCTTGCAAAATCAAAACCATTTGCTATGGTTGTAGCATAATAATTAGCCACGCCCGGTACAATATTCTCCGGTTGAACCACATAAGGAATTGATTTTATTACAGGTCCCTCACAGGCAGCCAAAGAAGCCGCAGCAGTACTAAAACCAACATATTTAAGAAAATCTCTTCGATTGGTGCTTGTTGAGGACAAATTTTCCTTATCGCCCAAAAAGTCATCAACTGGGATTTGCTCTACAAATTCATTTTGTTTTAGCGCCTCAACAATGGAATCGTTAGGATTTAACTCCGCTTCGCTTTTCCAATATTTTTTGTTTGATGCCATACGTATTATCTGTAATTAGCTTCTTTATTTATATTAATAGTGACACTTTCCACATTCCAACCCACCCATTTGGGCAGCTGTCAAATTTTCCACACCATATTTTTTGGAAAGCTCAGCGTGAATTTTTTCGTAATATTCATTGCCCTCGACCTTAACATTGGTTTCACGGTGACAATTAATACACCATCCCATTGTCAAAGGAGAGTATTGATACATAATCTCCATTTCCTCTACCGGTCCATGACAGGTCTGACACTCAACACCAGCAACGGAAACATGTTGGGAATGGTTGAAGTATGCAAAATCTGGAAGGTTATGAATTCTGACCCACTCTATTGGTTGTGATTCGCCAGTATATTTTTGATTCTCCTCATCCCAACCTACTGCCTTGTACAACTTTTTGATTTCATTCGTATAAAACTCATTGGTATACCCATTGGCCAAATCCTCCTTGGAAGGACCTTCAGGATTCCCTTTGTACTCGTAAATGGACTTATGACAGTTCATACAAACATTCATGGCCGGAATACCGGAATGCTTTGACACCCTAGCAGAAGAGTGACAATACTTACACTCAATTTTATTATCCCCGGCATGTATTTTATGGGAATAGTGTATTGGCTGAATTGGAGCATACCCTTGGTCAACACCAATTTGCATCATCCAACCATAGGCATAATAGGCACTACCAAGCAATAGAAAAATTACAGTCACCAAAACCAAAAATTGATTTTGAGCAAAAGCCTTCCAAATTGGAGTTCTTTTCTCAGCCCTTTCCTTTTCTACAGAGATACCGTTTGCTTCGGCAATTCTACGCAAGGTATTGTTAACCAAGAACAACATTACCACCAACAAGGCAAAGACCAACGCCAAGGCACCCAAAATGACCTCATTTGAGATACCACCAGAAGCGGCCCCATTAGTTACAGTCGCGGCTTCTCCAGCGGCCGGTGTAGCCGGGGCAGGAGGAGGTGCAGCTGTATAGGCTAAAATATTATCAATGTCGGTATTGGTCAACGTAGGGAAAGCCGTCATTGCCGCCTGGTTGAACTCATTATAGATTTTATTGGCATAAGCATCGCCAGACTTGATCATCCCAGGACTGTTCTTAATCCAAGCATACAACCATTCCTTGTCCAATCCTTCCTCTTCAGCCAAACGACTTTCAACGTTTGCCAAGGCCGGACCGGTCATTTTTCGATCCAAGGCATGACAAGCCGCACAATTCTGATTGAATAACGCCTTACCTGCAGCGGCATCGCCACTGGGAGCACTGGAATCTTCAGTAGTAGCGGCATCACCAGACTCTGCAACAGCGTCCTGTGCCACCAACGAAACTGAAAAAAGTAGTGTAACTACTAAACTGAAAACAAAGACTTTAGAAAACTGATTGCGGTATGGTACCTTTTTCATAAATAGAATATTTCAATCGGAATCTTGGCACGATTTTGGACCGTATTTTAACGATAAACGGTAAAAAAATGCCTTAATCGATGGCAAAAATACGACATAGACTTTATTTGGAAAAACGTTAATGTATTTATAATTTATAATTTATAGTTGTTCTAAATAATTGAAAATGCTAACCGATTATACCTTAAAAAATTACATTTGCAGAAGTAAATAAATCACCTATTTTTTTCTCTATGAAAAAACTATTTTATATCCTAGTTTCTATTTTTATAACAACTAACATATGCGCACAAGAGGGCAAAATATCCATAGATCAGGACGCACAAATTGCTGAATTACTAGAAATCTATAAAAAAAACCTGGACAACAACGATTACTATAGAATACAAGTGGGATTTGTAAGTAATAATGCAAAGGCACAGGAAATAAAAAGTAACGTAGAAATTGATTTTCCAGACCTTCCTTCCCAAATAGACTTTGACTCGCCGACCTACCGCATAAGGGTAGGGCGCTTTAAATCGAAATTAGAGGCAGAGCGCAAGTTCAATGAGGTTAGGAAAAAGTATCCAAATGCCATGTTGTTAAAACCAAAAAAATCGACCTAAAAGGCCGATTTTTTTTATTTCAATTTCTTCTTAACTGCAACTTCCTGGAAGGCCTCTACAATATCATTTACGCTGATATCGTTGTAGTTTTTGATCTGAAGACCACAATCGTAGCCTTTGGAAACCTCCTTAACATCATCCTTAAATCGTTTTAAGGAAGCGAGTTCACCGGTATAAATAACCACACCGTCACGTATTAAACGAATATTGGAATTCCTATAGATTTTGCCACTGGTAACCATACATCCAGCAATTGTACCAATTTTTGAAATCTTAAAGGTTTCCCTAATTTCTGCAGTACCGGTAATTTCTTCCTTCATTTCTGGGGAAAGCATACCTTCCATGGCATCCTTAAGGTCATTAATGGCATCATAGATGATGGAGTACATACGAATATCTATCTCCTCATTTTCCGCCATGGCCTTGGCATTACCCATAGGTCTAACATTAAACCCTATTATAACGGCATCCGAAGCGGAAGCCAACAATACGTCAGATTCAGTAATAGGCCCAACAGCCTTATAAATAATGTTTACTTGGATCTCCTCCGTAGATAGCTTCTGGAAAGAATCCGTCAATGCTTCAACAGAACCGTCCACATCACCTTTAAGAATAATATTCAATTCCTTGAATTCACCTAGAGCGATACGTCTACCAATTTCATCCAAGGTAATATGACGCTGGGTCCTTACGGATTGCTCCCTTTGTAATTGGGACCTTCTAGCCGCAATCTGCTTGGCCTCCCTTTCATCTTCCAATACATGGAATTTATCGCCTGCTTGGGGGGCACCATCTAGACCTAATATGGATATAGGTTGTGACGGACCTACTTTTTTAACATTTTTACCTCGCTCATCCTGCATCGCCTTTACCTTTCCACTTGTAGTTCCGGCAAGGACATAATCTCCAATGTTAAGGGTACCTGCCTGCACCAAAATGGTAGACACATAACCTTTTCCTTTATCCAAAAATGCTTCAACAACCGTTCCGGAAGCCAATTTATTTGGATTGGCCGTTAACTCTAATAATTCGGCCTCCAACAAGACTTTTTCCAAAAGCTCTTGCACTCCTTGACCTGTTTTAGCAGAGATATCATGGGATTGGATTTTACCTCCCCAATCCTCTACCAATAAGTTCATCTGGGCAAGTCCTTCCTTAATTTTATCTGGATTTGCAGTTGGTTTATCCACCTTGTTTATGGCAAATACAATAGGTACACCGGCCGCTTGCGCATGACTGATTGCTTCTTTGGTCTGAGGCATAATATCATCATCAGCGGCAATAACAATAATTGCAATATCCGTAACCTGCGCACCCCTTGCACGCATAGCGGTAAACGCCTCGTGACCAGGAGTATCCAAGAAGGAAATTTTCTGACCATTATCCAAAGTAACCCCATATGCCCCAATATGCTGGGTGATACCACCGCTTTCGCCTGCAATAACATTCTCTTCCCTAATATAATCCAATAAGGATGTTTTACCATGATCCACATGACCCATAACGGTAACAATTGGCGCTCTTGGTTCCAAATCCTCTGGTGCATCCTCTTCCTCAACTATACTTTCTTCAATATCAGCAGTAACAAACTCTACCTCATACCCAAATTCATCGGCTACAATCGATAGGGTCTCGGCATCTAATCTTTGATTCATGGTCACCATGATTCCCAAAGACATACATGCTGAAATAATTTCGGTTGTGGAGACGTCCATCATCGTGGCAACTTCACTGGCAGTTACAAACTCAGTAACCTTCAGGATTTTGCTTTCAAGTTCTTGCTGTTCAAGATCTTTTTCCGTCTGTTGACGGTGCTGATCTCTCTTGTCCCTTCTATATTTGGCACCTTTCCCTTTTTTGGACTTACCTTGTAATTTCTCCAAGGTTTCTCGTACCTGCTTCTGTACATCCTCCTCAGTAGGCTCTACCTTGGGAGCTGAAAAACGTCTATTTCCTTTACGATCGTTGGAATTACCTCCCCTACCCCCTTGTCCAGGGCCCGAGGTGTTTTTACTAACAATACGCTTTCTTCGTTTTTTACGGTCAGAATTATCCGTATTACTTTTTTCCTCTTTCTTCTTTTTAGGCTTTTGAAACTTGGAAAGATCTATTTTATCACCTGTAATTTTTGGCCCCGATAATTTCTTGTACTGGGTCTCCAAAGTTTCAGGTGCTTCGGATTTTACCTCAGGGGTTTCTTCTTTGGGTTTTTCTGCCACCGGAGAATTCTGTTTCGGTTTCTCCTCTGTTTTCTTCTCTTCGGATACAGGTTGTTCCTCCTTGGGTTTTTCCTCCTCTTTTACTTGGGGAGCCTCTTCTTTTTTCTTGGGATTCAGGTCAATCTTACCGACAGTTTTTGGTCCTGTCAGCTCAACTTTTCCTACAAGCTTTTTATCTTCTTGGGCAGCATTCCTTTTTTCACGGGCCAAACGACGTTCTTCCTGCTCCTGCTCCAATTGAACACGTATGGCTTCTTTCTCCTTTCGCTTTTCCTCTCCTACCTCCTTTGAAGCAACTTTTTTGCTCTTATCGGTCTGGAACTCGTCCAGTAGCACTTGATACACCTCATCGGAAATTTTTGTGGTCGGCCTGGCGTCCACATCATGTCCTTTGCTGTTCAAATAATCTACTGCTCTGTCCAAAGAGATATTAAGCTCTCGAAGAACCTTGTTAAGTCTTATTTTTGGATTATCTGCCATAAATACTGATTCCCGTTCTTTTATTTAACCGCTAATATATAGCTAATCTTCTAATTCTTCTTTTAGGATACGTACAACTTCAACAATTGTTTCTTCTTCCAAATCCGTACGCTTCACAAGATCATCCACATCTTGGTCCAGTACGCTTCTTGCCGTATCCAATCCTATTTTCTTAAACTCGTCTATAATCCATCCATCGATTTCATCAGAGAACTCTGTCAATTCAACATCTTCTTCAACACCTTCCCTGAATACGTCGATCTCGTAACCTGTCAATTGTCCTGCCAAACGAATATTGTGACCGCCCCTTCCAATGGCCTTTGACACCTCTTCAGGTTTAAGATAAACCTGTGCGGTCATTTTTTCATCGTCTAGCTTTACCGATGAGACTCTTGCCGGACTCAAAGCCCTTGTAACCAATAACTGAGGATTGGAGGTCCAGTTAATTACATCAATATTTTCATTTCCAAGCTCCCTGACGATTCCATGAATCCTAGAACCTTTCATACCTACACAAGCCCCTACTGGGTCAATTCGGTCATCATATGAATCTACCGCTACCTTTGCTTTTTCACCAGGGATACGGACCGCCTTTTTAATAGTAATCAAACCATCAAAAACCTCTGGTATCTCTTGGAAGAACAATTGCTCCAAGAACAACGGGGAACTTCTGGACATTATAATTGTAGGTTTAGCTCCCTTAAGCTCAACACTTTCAATAATTCCCCTAACATTGTCCCCTTTTCTGAAAAAGTCCGAGGGTATTTGCCTATCCTTTGGAAGGATTATTTCATTTCCTTCATCATCCAACAAAATAACAGCTTTGTGGCGAATATGATGAACCTCTGCCGTATATATTTCTCCTTCAAGGTCTTTGAACTGCTTATATATGGTTGTATTATCGTGCTCGTGAATCTTGGCAATCAAATTTTGGCGCAGTGCCAAAATCGCACGTCTTCCAAGATCGATTAATTTAACCTCTTCGGACACATCCTCACCAACTTCAAAATCAGGTTCTATCTTACGCGCCTCAGTTAGCGATATTTCTTCATTGGGATCTTCAACTTCCCCATCTTCTACCACAACACGATTACGCCAAATCTCCAAATCTCCCTTATCCGGGTTGATGATAATATCAAAGTTGTCATCTGACCCAAACTTCTTTTTGAGGGCATTTCTAAAAACATCCTCCAAAATTGCCATAAGCGTTACCCGGTCAATGAACTTGTCATCCTTAAACTCCGAGAAAGATTCAATTAACGCAATATTTTCCATTGGTTACTACAATTAAAATTTTAAAATGACTTTTGCTTTTTTAATATCAGAAAAAGGTATTTCCTCCCTTTTCTGAACCGTAACTTTTCCCTTACCAATAGGTTTGGGTTCTCTTGCTTTCCATTCCAATATGATAAAATCTTCGTTGGCTTGGGTGAGCTTACCTTCATATGATGAATTGGAAGTCTCTACTTCCAGTTTTCTTCCTATATTTTTAATGTACTGTCTGGGCATTACCATAGGAGCCGTCGCCCCGGCAGATGCAACTTCAAGGGCAAAGTCCCCCTCTTCCCTATCCAGATTATGCTCAATGGCCCTACTGATTTTGATGCAATCGTTGACCGTTACACCACGATCTCCATCAATAATAACCTTTATTTTATTATCCGAG
This window of the Maribacter cobaltidurans genome carries:
- a CDS encoding SPOR domain-containing protein, with translation MKKLFYILVSIFITTNICAQEGKISIDQDAQIAELLEIYKKNLDNNDYYRIQVGFVSNNAKAQEIKSNVEIDFPDLPSQIDFDSPTYRIRVGRFKSKLEAERKFNEVRKKYPNAMLLKPKKST
- the infB gene encoding translation initiation factor IF-2, whose translation is MADNPKIRLNKVLRELNISLDRAVDYLNSKGHDVDARPTTKISDEVYQVLLDEFQTDKSKKVASKEVGEEKRKEKEAIRVQLEQEQEERRLAREKRNAAQEDKKLVGKVELTGPKTVGKIDLNPKKKEEAPQVKEEEKPKEEQPVSEEKKTEEKPKQNSPVAEKPKEETPEVKSEAPETLETQYKKLSGPKITGDKIDLSKFQKPKKKKEEKSNTDNSDRKKRRKRIVSKNTSGPGQGGRGGNSNDRKGNRRFSAPKVEPTEEDVQKQVRETLEKLQGKSKKGKGAKYRRDKRDQHRQQTEKDLEQQELESKILKVTEFVTASEVATMMDVSTTEIISACMSLGIMVTMNQRLDAETLSIVADEFGYEVEFVTADIEESIVEEEDAPEDLEPRAPIVTVMGHVDHGKTSLLDYIREENVIAGESGGITQHIGAYGVTLDNGQKISFLDTPGHEAFTAMRARGAQVTDIAIIVIAADDDIMPQTKEAISHAQAAGVPIVFAINKVDKPTANPDKIKEGLAQMNLLVEDWGGKIQSHDISAKTGQGVQELLEKVLLEAELLELTANPNKLASGTVVEAFLDKGKGYVSTILVQAGTLNIGDYVLAGTTSGKVKAMQDERGKNVKKVGPSQPISILGLDGAPQAGDKFHVLEDEREAKQIAARRSQLQREQSVRTQRHITLDEIGRRIALGEFKELNIILKGDVDGSVEALTDSFQKLSTEEIQVNIIYKAVGPITESDVLLASASDAVIIGFNVRPMGNAKAMAENEEIDIRMYSIIYDAINDLKDAMEGMLSPEMKEEITGTAEIRETFKISKIGTIAGCMVTSGKIYRNSNIRLIRDGVVIYTGELASLKRFKDDVKEVSKGYDCGLQIKNYNDISVNDIVEAFQEVAVKKKLK
- the rimP gene encoding ribosome assembly cofactor RimP; its protein translation is MLKEKVRTLLEKGLEEDPSLFLIDFTISSDNKIKVIIDGDRGVTVNDCIKISRAIEHNLDREEGDFALEVASAGATAPMVMPRQYIKNIGRKLEVETSNSSYEGKLTQANEDFIILEWKAREPKPIGKGKVTVQKREEIPFSDIKKAKVILKF
- the nusA gene encoding transcription termination factor NusA, translated to MENIALIESFSEFKDDKFIDRVTLMAILEDVFRNALKKKFGSDDNFDIIINPDKGDLEIWRNRVVVEDGEVEDPNEEISLTEARKIEPDFEVGEDVSEEVKLIDLGRRAILALRQNLIAKIHEHDNTTIYKQFKDLEGEIYTAEVHHIRHKAVILLDDEGNEIILPKDRQIPSDFFRKGDNVRGIIESVELKGAKPTIIMSRSSPLFLEQLFFQEIPEVFDGLITIKKAVRIPGEKAKVAVDSYDDRIDPVGACVGMKGSRIHGIVRELGNENIDVINWTSNPQLLVTRALSPARVSSVKLDDEKMTAQVYLKPEEVSKAIGRGGHNIRLAGQLTGYEIDVFREGVEEDVELTEFSDEIDGWIIDEFKKIGLDTARSVLDQDVDDLVKRTDLEEETIVEVVRILKEELED
- a CDS encoding cytochrome c3 family protein, which codes for MKKVPYRNQFSKVFVFSLVVTLLFSVSLVAQDAVAESGDAATTEDSSAPSGDAAAGKALFNQNCAACHALDRKMTGPALANVESRLAEEEGLDKEWLYAWIKNSPGMIKSGDAYANKIYNEFNQAAMTAFPTLTNTDIDNILAYTAAPPPAPATPAAGEAATVTNGAASGGISNEVILGALALVFALLVVMLFLVNNTLRRIAEANGISVEKERAEKRTPIWKAFAQNQFLVLVTVIFLLLGSAYYAYGWMMQIGVDQGYAPIQPIHYSHKIHAGDNKIECKYCHSSARVSKHSGIPAMNVCMNCHKSIYEYKGNPEGPSKEDLANGYTNEFYTNEIKKLYKAVGWDEENQKYTGESQPIEWVRIHNLPDFAYFNHSQHVSVAGVECQTCHGPVEEMEIMYQYSPLTMGWCINCHRETNVKVEGNEYYEKIHAELSKKYGVENLTAAQMGGLECGKCHY